In the Streptomyces sp. WMMC940 genome, GTTGAAGTGGGCGAGCGCGCCGAGGTGCATCGGGTGGTCGGCGGACTCGAGGTGCCAGAAGGCCAGATCCAGGGGTGCCAGCAGCTCGGTGCTCAAGGGTGTCCTCATGTCCTAGGAGGCCGGAACACAGGAATCAGCAGTCAATCGCCTGCGGTCGGTTACGGTCAAGCGCAATCAGGTTACATAGGGTTACCGTCGGGTTTTCTTCAGGTTGCCACCCGGACCGGGACGGTGAACTCGCACCACACGCATTTGCCGGTGCCGCGCGACTCCACGCCCCAGACGTCCGCCAGCCGGTCCACCAGCATCAGTCCCCTGCCGGAGACCCCGGCGTCCCCCGCCTCCCGGCGCCGGGGCAGGGCGCTGGAGGAGTCCTCGACCTCGGCCCGCAGCCGCCGCTCGGGCCCCGTGAGCACGCGCACGGTCACGATCGCCCCGCCGTCGGTGTGCATCAGGGCATTGGTGATCAGTTCGTCGGCCGCCAGCTCGATCTCGTCCGAGCGGTCCGCCGCACCCCAGGCCCGAACGGCGGCCCGGATCATGTGCCGGGCGGAGCTGAGCGCCTCGGGGTCGTTCTGGGCGACGTGCTGCTGGAGCCGCCCGCCGGAGTGCGGGGCGTACGCGCCGCGGCGCTGGAGCATCAGCAGCGCGACGTCGTCGTCGCCGCCTCGCTCGTCGACCTCCTCGCAGAGCTGGTCCGCGAGCAGCTGGAGGTTCTTGGAGCCGCCCCGGATCGCGTTCGTGAGCTGCCGCATCCCGTCGTCGAGGTCGGCACCGGGCTGTTCGACGAGCCCGTCGGTGTAGAGCAACAGGGTCTGTCCGGGGTCGAGTTCCAGGGTGGCGACGGGGTACTCGAGCCGGCCGAACTCGGCGGACAGGCCCAGTGGCATCCCACCCTCCACCGGGATCCGGCGGCCCTCCCCGTCGGAGTCGAGGAGCAGCGGGTCGACATGGCCGGCGCGGACCATCTGCACGACGCCCGTGGTGAGGTCGGCCTCCGCGTAGATGCAGGTGGCGAAGCGGTCGGTGTCGAGCTCATGGAGGAAGACCGAGGCGCGGGCCATCACCGTCGCGGGAGTGTGCCCTTCGGCCGCGTACGCGCGCAGCACGATGCGCAGTTGGCCCATGACGGCGGCGGCGTGGGTGTCATGCCCCTGGACGTCTCCGATGATCGCGCCGACCCGACCCCCGGGCAGGGGGATGACGTCGTACCAGTCGCCGCCGATGTCGCGGCCGAGGCGAGCCGAACGGTATCGCACCGCGATCCGGGCCCCGGGCACGGAGGGGATGCGGCGGGGCAGCATCGCCTGCTGGAGCCCCTCGGCCAGGTCGTGCTCCTGCTCGAAGAGCATGGCCCGCTGCAGGCTCTGCGCGATGCTGCTGCTCAGCGCCACGAGCAGATTGCGCTCCTCGGTGGTGAAGCCGGTCTTCTCCCTGTACAGCAGTCCGAGCGCGCCGATCGGCCTGGCCTGGGCGATCAGCGGCATGTAGGCCGCGGAGGTGATGCCGAGTCCGCTGATGTGCGGCCAGAGCCGCGGGTACGAGCCGGCGAAGTCCTCCTTGGACTCGATGAACCGGGGCACCAGCGTGCGGATGACCTCGCTCATCGGGTACTGCTCGTCGACCCGGGTGAATCGGGTGCCCGGGACGAAGGAGCCCTCCGGGCCCTCCGCGACGAGATGGATGCGCCCGGACTCCAGCAGCCCCATCACCAGGCTGGTGGCGCCGAGGTGTTCCAGCCCGTGCGAGTCCTTGAGCACGTCGATGACGTCCTTGACGGTCCTGGCGTGGGCGAGGGCGGCCGTGGTGCTCTCCACGACGCTGGTCTGACGTCGGCGTTCCGCGTCGAGTTCGAGCCGGGCGGAGGATTCGGCGAGCTCCTGGGTGGCGTCGCGGACGATGCCGATGATGCGGTGGGGGCGGCCCTCGGCGTCGCGGACCACCGACCCCTGGGTGTGCGTCCAGCGCAGGGTGCCGTTGCGGCAGCGGATGCGGAAGTACGCACCGTAGTGGGAGCTGCCGTTCTTCAGCGCCTGCGAGACCAGCTCGTCCAGCCGGGCGGCCTCGCCGCGCGGGAAACGCCGGGCCAGGGTCTCGGGGCGGCCGTCGTACTGGTCGGCCGGCGTGTCGAACACGTCGAGAGCGGGCTGATCCAGATGCATCAGCCCGCTGTCGAGGTCCCAGTCGAAGCTGCCCATGCGGTTGAGGGCCAGGCTCAGATCCGGGTTGGCGGGCCAGTCGTCGGGAAGCGACAGGGCCCCCGCTGCCCGATCAACCATGGTGACACTCTGCCATCATTTGTCCGATTTATCGAGCGAGCGGGGCGCTGCGGCCTCAGCCCTGGACACTCCCGCCGCCGGGGGCGGGCAGGCCGGTACCGGTCCCGGTACCGCCGGGAAGCGGCGCGTCCGGAAGGATGACGCCGGGCCCACCCTGGGGCTCGCCCGCGCCGCCGACGGCACCCGAGCCCTGGTCCACGCCGCCGACGGCACCCGAGCCCTGGTCCACGCCGCCGACGGCGCCCGAGCCCTGGCCGGCGCCACCGACGGCACCCGAGCCCTGACCGGCGCCACCGACGGAGTCCGGCGAGATCAGGATGTCGCTGTCGCTCAGACCGGCACCGCCCTGGTCGAACCCGCCCGAGCCGCCCGCGTCCTGCCCGCCGGTGCCCTGGCCCGCCCCGTCGGGCAGCGGCGCGTCCGGGAGGATGGGCGGCGGGCCGTCGGGCCCACGGGTCGGCGAGCTCGGGACACCGGGGCGGACCGCGCTCGGAGACGCCGGCCGCGGACCGGAGGCGTCGGGACTCGGCGGCGGCGGTTCGCTCGGCGACCCGGGCCCGGCCGGCTGGGGCCCCTGGGGTGCGTCGGCGACGTGGAGCCCCGGATCGTAGGCGGGCGGCACCTGCGGGTTCTGGTCCGCCTCGCCGTCGGAGCCGCTCCTGCGCTCCATCCAGGTGTTGGCGGCGATGTCGACGATCACCAGAGCGTCGATCACGTGCGCGGCCCGGGTGATCACGACCACGCGGTCACGGTCGTACCCCTGCCAGGGCTTGCCCTGCTCGTTCACCGCCCCGGCGGTCACCACGGGGGAGGCGAGCGGACTCCCGGACCCGCAGCGGACCCGCGGCGAGCCGTGCTCGTCGACGAGCACCGCGGTCCCGGCCTGGAGGACGGCCTGCCGGCGCTGGGCGACACCGTCGCGGTAGCCGTGGTTGGTGACCCGGGCGTCGGCCCTCAGCACCACGGGGGTGAGACCCCGCAGGAACCCCGGCATGTCCTCCTGGCCGACGCCGACGCCCTCGGCGAACGCCTGCGCCTTGCCCTGGTCGGCGACCAGGAACCGGATCTGCTGCTCCACGTCACAGCTCGCGACGGACCGCGTGCCGCCGTACAGTCCGGGCGTGGAGCCCAGCACCGTGCGGATGGACCGCACATCGGCGTCCTTCTGCGCGGAGTTGGACGCGCGTGGCGCCGGCAGCTGACGGGACACCGCCGTCACGGTGGCCGTGGAGGGCGTGAACGGATCGGGGCCGGGCTCCGCGGCCGGCTGCAGACGGACCTCCTGCGAGGGGGTCGAGCCCGACTGCCCCTGATCCGTGAGACTGCTGCAGCCAGTGACCAGCAGTGCGGCCGACAAGCCGGCCGACATCGCGGCCAGCCCGGCGTGCCGGCGATACATCGGTGAGCGCACGAACATGCCCCGCCATCTCCCGCCTGTTGTGAGGGTGTGTACCCGGAGTGATCACTCCCTGTCTTGCACCACACCTTCCGGCGCCGCGACTTGAACGCGTTCAAGAATCACTCTAGGCTCGAGTACGGAACTGAACGCGTTCAAGTAGGGGGGTGGCGCGATGACCGCGCTGGTCAACGCGATCGTGATGCTCGGGATGCTGGTGATCGTTCCGCTGGGACTGCGACTGGTGCCGGGCCCGGACCCGGGCGCCGTCCGCCGGCTCTGGCCCTTGCTCGCCCTGCCCGGCGCCGTCAGCCTGTGGCTGCCCCGAGGCGCCCTCGCCACGGCCCTGGCCTCGGTCTACGCCCTCGCCACCGCCGCCCTCGCCCTGCACGCCCCGGCCCGGCTGCGGCGCACCCGCTCGCTCGCGCCGGCGGAGATCGCCGTCCTCACGGCCCTGGCCGCGCCGGCCGTGGCAGGAGTGGCGCTGGTGGCCGAACGCTCCGGCCACGAGCTGCTGGGGTTCGACCTGGGGATCCTCGCCCTGACCGTGCCGCACTTCCACTTCGCGGGCTTCGCCGCTGCGCTGGTCGCGGGCCTGGTCTGCCGTTCCACCGGGGGTTCCACCGGCCGGTTCGCGGCGGTCAGCGTGCCGGCGGGGACCCTGCTGGTACTCGCCGGCTACTTCACGGGCGACTGGGCCGAACTGGCCGGGGCGGTGGTGCTGACCGCCGGAATGTGGGCCGTCGCACTGCTGACCTGGCGCGATGTACGCACAGGCAGGGCCGAAAGGCTGATTCGCAAACTTCTCGGGGTATCGGCGGCCGTTCTGGTGGCGACGATGCTCCTCGCCCTGAGCTGGGCGGTCGGCGAGGCCACCGGCCTGCCGCACCCCGACCTCACCTGGATGGCCGCCACGCACGGCCTCGGCAACGCCCTGGGCTTCGCCCTCTGCTCGCTGCTGGCCTGGCTGCGGCTGGAGGAGACCACCGCACGGACGGCCGGCGGGCGGAGGACCACCGCACGAGCCGGATCGACAGGACCGGGGTCGACATGACCCGGATCGACAGGAACGGAAAGGACCGCGACGTGACCCTCGCCGAAGGACTCAACTACGCCGAGACCGGCGCCACCCGCCGCACCCCCCTGCCCGAGGGCTACCACCACCTCCACGTCCGCGTGCCGGTGGGCCACGGCCCCGCGGCCCTGGAGACCGCGGGCGCCGCCATCACCGGCTGGGCGATGCACCGCGCGTCCGGGGCGCGGTTGACCGCCTCCACCGCCCGCGCCGAACCGGGCACCTCGGTCGAGATCTCGCTCGGCGTGGGACCGCTGCGCTTCCGTGCCCCCTGCCGGGTGATCTGGACCGCGTACGGACCGGACCGCATCGGATTCGCCTACGGCACGCTGACCGGCCACCCCGAGTGCGGCGAGGAGAGCTTCCTCGCGGAGTCGGCGGAGGACGGTTCCGTGTGGTTCACGGTGACGGCGTTCAGCAGGCCCGCCCGCTGGTACACCCGGCTCGCCGGGCCGCTCGTACCCGTGGCGCAGCGGATGTACGCGCGACGGCTCGGTGCCCGCCTGCGCCGGCTCGTCGCCGAGGCGGATACTCGGAGTACGGGAGGTCCGCGATGGAGTGGTTCTCGGCACCCGACTACTGGCTGAGCAGACTCGTCTTCCAGCGGGCGCTGGCCGCTCTGTACCTGGCGGCCTTCGTCGGGGCGGCCCTCCAGTTCCGCGCCCTCATCGGCGAGCGCGGCATGCTCCCGGTACCCGAGTACCTGCGGTACGCCCCGATGCGGCGGGCGCCGAGCATCTTCCAACTGCACTACTCGGACCGGTTCTTCGCCTGCTGCGCCTGGGCGGGGGCGGTGCTCTCGGCCGCGCTGCTCGGGGGCGCGGCCGACCACCTCCCGCTGTGGACGGCGATGCTGTGGTGGGCGGTGCTGTGGGCGCTGTACCTCTCGATCGTCAACGTGGGGCAGACCTGGTACGCCTTCGGCTGGGAGTCGCTGCTGCTGGAGACCGGGTTCCTCGCGGTCTTCCTCGGGAACGAGCGGGCCGCGCCCCCGGTGCTCGTGCTGTGGCTGCTGCGCTGGCTGCTCTTCCGGGTGGAGTTCGGCGCCGGGCTGATCAAGGTACGCGGCGACGAGTGCTGGCGCCGGCTGACGTGCCTGTACTACCACCACGAGACCCAACCGATGCCCGGCCCGCTCAGCTGGTTCTTCCACCGTCTGCCGGGACCGCTGCACCGGATCGAGGCCGCCGCCAACCACGTGACCCAACTTCTGGTGCCGGTGCTGCTGTTCACTCCGCAGCCGGTCGCCTCCGCGGCGGCGGGGCTGATCGTCGTCACCCAGCTGTGGCTCGTCCTGTCCGGCAACTTCGCCTGGCTCAACTGGCTGACGATCGCCCTCGCGCTCTCCGCAATCGACCTCTCCGCCCTCGCCGGGCCGCACCCGCTGCCCGCCCCGCCGCTCTGGTACGAGGTCCTGGTGATCGCGGCGACCGTCCTCGTCCTCGCTCTGAGCCATCGCCCCGTGCGCAACCTGATCTCCCGGCGGCAGGCGATGAACCGGTCCTTCGACCCGCTCCACCTGGTCAACACCTACGGCGCGTTCGGAACCGTCGGGAGGGTCCGGTACGAGGTCGTGATCGAGGGCACGGACGAACCGGTGCCCCGTCCCGGCACGGTGTGGCGGGAGTACGAGTTCAAGGGGAAGCCGGGCGACCTCCGCCGGCTGCCCCGACAGTACGCCCCGTACCACCTGCGCCTCGACTGGCTGATGTGGTTCGCCGCTCTCTCCCCCGCCTACGCCCGGTCCTGGTTCGGCGGCTTCGTGGAGCGGCTGCTGGAGAACGACCGGGACACGCTGAGGCTGCTCCGCCGCAATCCCTTCCCCGACGCACCGCCCTCGTACGTCAGGGCCCGGCTGTACCACTACACGTTCACGGACTGGCGGCGGCTGCGCTCCACGGGCGCGTGGTGGCAGCGGCGCTATCTGCGCGAGTATCTGCCGCCGACCCGGCTGAGCAGCACGGACGTCCCGGCGGAACGGGTCTGACCGTCCACCGGGCCCGGTCCGGCCCGCCCTGCGGAGGGGAACGGGAAAGGCGACGGGGAGAGCCGCCCCGTCGCGCCGCTGGGTCCGGCGTCCCGCGTGCGGCCGGGGCCGGGCAACGGGATGCACGTACCCCCGGTCCGGAGCGGACCGGGGGTGGTGACAGCCGTGGGGCGCGAGATCAGTCGATGCCCTGCAGGATGTGCGGCTCGGCGAGGTCGTCCTCGTAGCCGGCCAGTCTGATCGGCGCGGAACGGGCCCAGACCTCGAGGCTTCCGAGCTCGTCCGGCCGCCCCGGTCGTTCGCCGGGTTCCGCCGAGGGCTTGGTCTTCTTCTTCGTTTCAGTCGTCACCGCGCACTCCTTAGTGTCGCGTCACAGGGACAAGGGCGGTCCGGTCGCGGTGGCGCCGTTCTTCGGGCGGGATCGCGGCCGAGGTTGCGGACCTGTCCCGGGGCGGTCTCGCGAGGTTTCGTGACCCCTTGCCGACCGTCCGTTGTCTCCAGAGTAACCAAATGAGCGCGGCTGCGCTCGATGGATTACGTCACATTGGGCGTTTCTTTACGGGAAACCGCCCCAAGGTGACGGCCCATCGGGTACAGGAAACCCCCGGGGAGTCCTGCTCGCCCGGGGGAATCCGCCGTTCGGGTTACCTCGCGACTCACCAGTTCGCGCGGTCGTAATCCTTCAGGAAGCAGCCGAAGAGGTCCTCGCCGGCCTCGCCGCGCACGATCGGGTCGTACACCCGGGCCGCGCCGTCGACCAGGTCCAGCGGGGCGTGGAAGCCCTCGGCCGCGAGGCGCACCTTGTCCGGGTGCGGACGCTCGTCGGTGATCCAGCCGGTGTCGACGGCGGTCATCAGGATGCCGTCGGCCTCGAACATCTCCTGGGCACTGGTGCGCGTCAGCATGTTCAGGGCCGCCTTGGCCATATTGGTGTGCGGATGGCCGGCGCCCTTGTAGCCGCGGCTGAAGACGCCCTCCATGGCGGAGACGTTCACGACGTACTTGCGCCGGGCCGAGGACGCGGCCATCGCCGCGCGGAGCCGGCTGATCAGGATGAACGGCGCCGTGGAGTTGCACAGCTGCACTTCGAGGAGCTCGACCGGGTCGACCTCGGAGACGGTCTGGATCCAGCTGTTGGTGTCGTGCAGATCGGGCACGAGCCCGCCGGCGTCGATCGCGGTGCCGGCCTCGATCCGCGCGAGCGACGCCGACCCGGAGACGAGGGCGAGACCGGTGACCTCCTGGGCGCTCAGCCCTTCCGAGCGGGGCCCGGGCAGGGCCGCGACCCGGTCCACCCCACCGCTGCCGAAGATGCCGATCACCTCGGCGGCGGGCAGTTCACCCGCGGGCAGCGGTGCCCCCTCTGCCGCGACGAGCTCGCTGTACGCCTGCGGGGAACGGCGCACGGTCTGCGCGGCGTTGTTGATCAGGATGTCCAGCGGCCCCTCGGCCGCGACCGAATCGGCGAGCGCGACGACCTGCGCGGGGTCACGGAGGTCTATACCGACGATCTTGAGCCGGTGGATCCACTCGTCACTGTCCGGCATCGCCTTGAAGCGGCGGACCGCGTCGTTCGGGAAGCGGGTGGTGATGGTGGTGTGGGCGCCGTCGCGGAGCAACCGCAGCGCGATGTACATACCGATCTTGGCCCGGCCACCGGTGAGCAGCGCACGCCGGCCGTTCAGGTCGGTGCGGGCGTCGCGGCGGGCCCGGTTCTCGGCCGCGCACTTCTGGCACAGCTGGTGGTAGAAGGCGTCGACCTCGACGTAGCGGGCCTTGCAGATGTAGCAGGACCGGGGGCGCTGGAGGATGCCCGCGATCTCCCCCGTCACCGACGAGGACGGCAGCAGTCCCTGGGTCTCGTCGTCGATGCGGTCCGCGGAGCCGGTCGCGGTGGCCTCGGTGACGGCCTTGTCGTGGGCGGTCTTGGCGGCGCGGCGCTCCTGGCGGCGGCGCTGCTTCACGGTGCGGTAGATCCCCGCGGTGGCCCTGCGGACGGCGACCGCGTCGGGGTGGTCGACCTCCAGGCGGTCGAGCTCCTCGAGAACGCCCAGGCAGACGGCCAGTCGCTCGGGGTCGATGCCGGGGCCGAAGTCCAGGCTGTCGTCTGTCACCGTCATCGCCGCTGCCGTTCCCTGTGTTCTTCGCGTGCCGCTGGAGGATTCCAAAAGCGGAACTTTACTTCAGAGGCGCGCGTGCGGGCCAAACCGTTACGGGGGGAGACCGATGCATGACGATCCGCCGCCTTCTGTCCACGGTGCGGAACGGCGACGGGGCGACACGGCACCCGCTGCCCCTTGCCCGACGCGAGACCACCCCGGCCTTCGAGAGGGGTGGGGCTCCCGGTCCCGCTCCGGGCTGACGCCGATCGTGGCTCCCGGCGGAACGTCGACGTCGCGGGTGCCACGGCCGCGATACCGGTGGGTGGCGATGCCCCGGGCGCTACCGCCGTTGCCCGCCGGGCGGGCGGTCGAAGACGCAGTCGCCGCACAGTCCTCCGCCCGGGCAGCGGTAGTAGAGGCAGCAGCTGGTACGGCGCAGCGCCGGACCCCTCACGGTGCCGGAGAGGTCCGGGTGGTCCATCAGGCCCGCGGTGAGTACGGTGGCGCGCTCGGCCACGTCGGGCCGGTCCCGTTCCCGCGCCCAGCGCCGGATCTCGCGCAGGGCGCCGGCGAGCGCGGAGCCGGCGTTGCCCCACAGCAGCCGGTGCGAGATGCGGACGTCGCCCCGCAGGGCGTCGGCGAGCGGGAGGAGGTGGCCGTACTGGACCGCCTCCCGGATGCCGTCGACGGTGCCGGGGAGCGTCCCGGCCCCTGTCCAGCAGAGATCGTCGGGCGAGCCGAGCTCCGGGTCCCAGTACAGGGCTCCGGCGGCCGGGTCGGGGAACTCACCGTGGAGCGCCGCCGGGCCGAGCGCCGTGGACCAGAGCCGGGCGGCGAGCCCGAGGTGGGCGATGGAGGCGGCGACGCGGCGTTCGGGGGTGCGCAGCCGGGCCGCGACGCGGTCGACGCGGGCGGTCAGGGGCGCGAGTTCGCCGGCGTGGAGCCTGGACAGCGGCAGATGGCCGGGGCCGGGCTCTCGGGTCCGGGTCGCGAAGAAGCCACCGATCGACTCCGCCTCCGTCCGCTCCATGCGCCCCGCCCGGTTTCGTTCCGTCGTCCGTCGTTCCGCCGCCCGTCCAGGACCCGAGGTCCGCGGGAGGGCCCTGTCCCCTGCCTCGTGTGCAGCATACGGCGGCGGCCACGGGGCTCCTTCCCGATCCCGGCACTGGGTCTCGCGATCCCCGTGCCGACGCCGCCGGAACGCCGTCAGATGCTGACACCGCCCGCACGGAGGTACCGGAGCGGATCGATGTCGGACCCGTATCCCGGCCCCGTGCGCACCTCGAAGTGGAGGTGCGGCCCCGTGCTGTTGCCGGTGGACCCTGAACGGGCGATCCGCTGACCGCTGTTGACCCGCTGCCCCTCGCGCACGGTGAGCGCCGACAGATGGGCGTACTGGCTGTACTTCCCGTCGTCGTGCCGGATGACGATCTGGTACCCGTAAGCGCCCGCCCAGCCCGCCGAGACCACCCGGCCCTGTGCCACGGCCTGCACCGAGGTGCCCGTCGGCACGGGGAAGTCCACGCCCGTGTGATAGCCGCTGGACCAGGACGAGCCGGCCTTGCCGTACGGGGTGCCGGTGCCGGCCGCGACGGGTGCGCTCAGACCGGCACCGCGCTGGGCACGGTCCGGACGCTTCTGCTGCCGCTGCTCCTGCCGGGGCTTCGGTTTCGGCTTCGGCTTCGCCTGCTGGTTCTGCTGCGGCGGGGCGGCGGGCTGCGCGGCCCGGGGCGGCTGCGCCTTCGGCGGGGTCTTCGGCGGGGACGCGGGACGGGCCGCCGGGCGGCTGTTCGACGGGGCGGGGGCGACGCCCCGCACGACCAGCCGCTGGCCGGGGTGGATGAGATCGGGGTCGTCGCCGACGACCTTCCGGTTGGCGTCGTAGAGCGCCCGCCAGCCGCCCCTGACCCGTTCGGAGGCGGCGATCCCGGAGAGCGAGTCGCCGGTCGTCACCGTGTAACTCTCACGCTGCGTG is a window encoding:
- a CDS encoding (2Fe-2S)-binding protein, whose amino-acid sequence is MERTEAESIGGFFATRTREPGPGHLPLSRLHAGELAPLTARVDRVAARLRTPERRVAASIAHLGLAARLWSTALGPAALHGEFPDPAAGALYWDPELGSPDDLCWTGAGTLPGTVDGIREAVQYGHLLPLADALRGDVRISHRLLWGNAGSALAGALREIRRWARERDRPDVAERATVLTAGLMDHPDLSGTVRGPALRRTSCCLYYRCPGGGLCGDCVFDRPPGGQRR
- a CDS encoding SDR family NAD(P)-dependent oxidoreductase, whose product is MTVTDDSLDFGPGIDPERLAVCLGVLEELDRLEVDHPDAVAVRRATAGIYRTVKQRRRQERRAAKTAHDKAVTEATATGSADRIDDETQGLLPSSSVTGEIAGILQRPRSCYICKARYVEVDAFYHQLCQKCAAENRARRDARTDLNGRRALLTGGRAKIGMYIALRLLRDGAHTTITTRFPNDAVRRFKAMPDSDEWIHRLKIVGIDLRDPAQVVALADSVAAEGPLDILINNAAQTVRRSPQAYSELVAAEGAPLPAGELPAAEVIGIFGSGGVDRVAALPGPRSEGLSAQEVTGLALVSGSASLARIEAGTAIDAGGLVPDLHDTNSWIQTVSEVDPVELLEVQLCNSTAPFILISRLRAAMAASSARRKYVVNVSAMEGVFSRGYKGAGHPHTNMAKAALNMLTRTSAQEMFEADGILMTAVDTGWITDERPHPDKVRLAAEGFHAPLDLVDGAARVYDPIVRGEAGEDLFGCFLKDYDRANW
- a CDS encoding DUF1990 family protein, yielding MTRIDRNGKDRDVTLAEGLNYAETGATRRTPLPEGYHHLHVRVPVGHGPAALETAGAAITGWAMHRASGARLTASTARAEPGTSVEISLGVGPLRFRAPCRVIWTAYGPDRIGFAYGTLTGHPECGEESFLAESAEDGSVWFTVTAFSRPARWYTRLAGPLVPVAQRMYARRLGARLRRLVAEADTRSTGGPRWSGSRHPTTG
- a CDS encoding SpoIIE family protein phosphatase, which codes for MVDRAAGALSLPDDWPANPDLSLALNRMGSFDWDLDSGLMHLDQPALDVFDTPADQYDGRPETLARRFPRGEAARLDELVSQALKNGSSHYGAYFRIRCRNGTLRWTHTQGSVVRDAEGRPHRIIGIVRDATQELAESSARLELDAERRRQTSVVESTTAALAHARTVKDVIDVLKDSHGLEHLGATSLVMGLLESGRIHLVAEGPEGSFVPGTRFTRVDEQYPMSEVIRTLVPRFIESKEDFAGSYPRLWPHISGLGITSAAYMPLIAQARPIGALGLLYREKTGFTTEERNLLVALSSSIAQSLQRAMLFEQEHDLAEGLQQAMLPRRIPSVPGARIAVRYRSARLGRDIGGDWYDVIPLPGGRVGAIIGDVQGHDTHAAAVMGQLRIVLRAYAAEGHTPATVMARASVFLHELDTDRFATCIYAEADLTTGVVQMVRAGHVDPLLLDSDGEGRRIPVEGGMPLGLSAEFGRLEYPVATLELDPGQTLLLYTDGLVEQPGADLDDGMRQLTNAIRGGSKNLQLLADQLCEEVDERGGDDDVALLMLQRRGAYAPHSGGRLQQHVAQNDPEALSSARHMIRAAVRAWGAADRSDEIELAADELITNALMHTDGGAIVTVRVLTGPERRLRAEVEDSSSALPRRREAGDAGVSGRGLMLVDRLADVWGVESRGTGKCVWCEFTVPVRVAT
- a CDS encoding lipase maturation factor family protein, translated to MEWFSAPDYWLSRLVFQRALAALYLAAFVGAALQFRALIGERGMLPVPEYLRYAPMRRAPSIFQLHYSDRFFACCAWAGAVLSAALLGGAADHLPLWTAMLWWAVLWALYLSIVNVGQTWYAFGWESLLLETGFLAVFLGNERAAPPVLVLWLLRWLLFRVEFGAGLIKVRGDECWRRLTCLYYHHETQPMPGPLSWFFHRLPGPLHRIEAAANHVTQLLVPVLLFTPQPVASAAAGLIVVTQLWLVLSGNFAWLNWLTIALALSAIDLSALAGPHPLPAPPLWYEVLVIAATVLVLALSHRPVRNLISRRQAMNRSFDPLHLVNTYGAFGTVGRVRYEVVIEGTDEPVPRPGTVWREYEFKGKPGDLRRLPRQYAPYHLRLDWLMWFAALSPAYARSWFGGFVERLLENDRDTLRLLRRNPFPDAPPSYVRARLYHYTFTDWRRLRSTGAWWQRRYLREYLPPTRLSSTDVPAERV
- a CDS encoding transglycosylase family protein codes for the protein MAGRHRRYQPSRINRASLTVTAGGAGMALPLIGAGTADAAPEDVWEKVASCESTGNWHINTGNGYFGGLQFSQSTWEEYGGTAYAARADLATRDQQIAVAEKVLDGQGPRAWPVCSTRAGLTRDDTPDVAPERQLRAQAALSRPTVRQATPTTVPTQRESYTVTTGDSLSGIAASERVRGGWRALYDANRKVVGDDPDLIHPGQRLVVRGVAPAPSNSRPAARPASPPKTPPKAQPPRAAQPAAPPQQNQQAKPKPKPKPRQEQRQQKRPDRAQRGAGLSAPVAAGTGTPYGKAGSSWSSGYHTGVDFPVPTGTSVQAVAQGRVVSAGWAGAYGYQIVIRHDDGKYSQYAHLSALTVREGQRVNSGQRIARSGSTGNSTGPHLHFEVRTGPGYGSDIDPLRYLRAGGVSI
- a CDS encoding DUF6777 domain-containing protein produces the protein MFVRSPMYRRHAGLAAMSAGLSAALLVTGCSSLTDQGQSGSTPSQEVRLQPAAEPGPDPFTPSTATVTAVSRQLPAPRASNSAQKDADVRSIRTVLGSTPGLYGGTRSVASCDVEQQIRFLVADQGKAQAFAEGVGVGQEDMPGFLRGLTPVVLRADARVTNHGYRDGVAQRRQAVLQAGTAVLVDEHGSPRVRCGSGSPLASPVVTAGAVNEQGKPWQGYDRDRVVVITRAAHVIDALVIVDIAANTWMERRSGSDGEADQNPQVPPAYDPGLHVADAPQGPQPAGPGSPSEPPPPSPDASGPRPASPSAVRPGVPSSPTRGPDGPPPILPDAPLPDGAGQGTGGQDAGGSGGFDQGGAGLSDSDILISPDSVGGAGQGSGAVGGAGQGSGAVGGVDQGSGAVGGVDQGSGAVGGAGEPQGGPGVILPDAPLPGGTGTGTGLPAPGGGSVQG
- a CDS encoding YndJ family protein, which produces MTALVNAIVMLGMLVIVPLGLRLVPGPDPGAVRRLWPLLALPGAVSLWLPRGALATALASVYALATAALALHAPARLRRTRSLAPAEIAVLTALAAPAVAGVALVAERSGHELLGFDLGILALTVPHFHFAGFAAALVAGLVCRSTGGSTGRFAAVSVPAGTLLVLAGYFTGDWAELAGAVVLTAGMWAVALLTWRDVRTGRAERLIRKLLGVSAAVLVATMLLALSWAVGEATGLPHPDLTWMAATHGLGNALGFALCSLLAWLRLEETTARTAGGRRTTARAGSTGPGST